One genomic window of Vidua macroura isolate BioBank_ID:100142 chromosome 16, ASM2450914v1, whole genome shotgun sequence includes the following:
- the LOC128815202 gene encoding uncharacterized protein LOC128815202 — MSSLAVRLNGSCTPSAVTVPPPVVRFATPLAQGPFGLPLAAAAALSRGPARLALALPLPLTAWRAPCGPGTRRGLARQRNPEGAAGADREGGGPIPFSGSKASPRFWSVGRSMGSDHERPSVNVLPLSALGTWLLLWCVFREKRETDERLEAVLSGQIVVSDTVQESSAPLQLLKED, encoded by the exons ATGTCGTCTTTGGCTGTCAGGTTAAATGGAAGTTG CACGCCATCTGCGGTCACTGTGCCGCCTCCTGTGGTGCGGTTCGCGACCCCCTTAGCCCAGGGTCCTTTCGGCCTTCCCCTCGCGGCGGCAGCTGCGTTGAGCCGCGGCCCAGCCCGCCTAGCCCTCGCGCTTCCGCTTCCGCTCAC GGCGTGGCGAGCCCCGTGTGGGCCCGGGACTCGGCGGGGTCTGGCACGACAGCGGAACCCGGAGGGTGCGGCAGGCGCGGATCGGGAGGGCGGGGGGCCCATTCCCTTCTCCGGCAGCAAGGCCAGTCCGCGGTTTTGGAGCGTCGGCCGGTCGATGGGGAGCGACCACGAGAGGCCGTCGGTGAACGTGCTGCCCCTTAGTGCACTAGGCACGTGGCTGTTGCTATGGTGTGtgttcagagagaaaagggagacCGACGAGCGACTGGAAGCAGTTCTCTCCGGCCAGATCGTGGTCTCAGACACGGTCCAGGAAAGCAGTGCTCCCCTTCAGCTGCTGAAGGAGGACTGA